In a genomic window of Venatoribacter cucullus:
- the cmoA gene encoding carboxy-S-adenosyl-L-methionine synthase CmoA — translation MTTIDPKPDTHSAAAASQPDTIYSTPLTQVPGFAFDQAVARVFPDMIKRSVPGYAETVAMSGIIAGRYAQPGSNLYDLGCSLGAVTLAMRHGVRAEGCHIIGIDNSASMIERAEHYVALDEGRVPVQMLCADILDYPLERASVTSLNFVLQFIAPEQRLALLSNIAAATLPGGALILSEKLCFPEQEQRLQDELHLDFKRANGYSELEIAQKRSAIENVLIPETEQAHVQRLQAAGFSQVIRWYQCFNFVSFLAIK, via the coding sequence ATGACCACCATTGATCCCAAGCCCGATACTCACTCTGCGGCAGCCGCCAGCCAGCCCGATACCATTTACAGCACGCCGTTGACGCAAGTGCCAGGGTTTGCCTTTGATCAGGCGGTGGCGCGGGTATTTCCCGATATGATCAAACGCTCGGTGCCGGGCTATGCAGAAACCGTGGCGATGTCGGGCATTATTGCCGGCCGTTACGCGCAGCCGGGTTCGAACCTGTACGATCTGGGCTGTTCGCTGGGTGCCGTTACATTGGCCATGCGCCATGGTGTGCGCGCCGAAGGTTGCCACATTATCGGCATCGATAATTCCGCTTCTATGATTGAGCGCGCCGAACATTACGTGGCGCTGGACGAAGGCCGGGTGCCGGTACAGATGCTGTGCGCCGATATTCTGGATTATCCGCTGGAGCGGGCGTCCGTTACCTCGCTTAACTTTGTGCTGCAGTTTATTGCGCCGGAGCAGCGGCTGGCGCTGTTAAGCAACATTGCTGCCGCTACCTTACCGGGTGGCGCGCTGATTCTGTCGGAAAAATTATGCTTTCCGGAACAGGAGCAGCGTCTGCAGGACGAATTGCATCTGGATTTCAAGCGCGCTAACGGCTATTCCGAACTGGAAATTGCCCAGAAACGCAGCGCCATTGAAAACGTCTTAATTCCGGAAACCGAACAGGCCCATGTTCAGCGCTTACAAGCTGCCGGTTTTTCCCAGGTAATCCGCTGGTATCAGTGTTTTAATTTCGTGTCGTTCCTGGCCATTAAATAA
- a CDS encoding DNA recombination protein RmuC has translation MELSLPLLALAIALPGLALFSAGFLWQKAGRQALLNRIEEQQQQFQQQLQEQQLEQVRLQERNTNLQQHNAQQQQWLEQARHDAAQQQAEWGQQLQNLQRQLATEREARLQEQKHADEKLALLAENKTQLLQEFENLSQKIFEHKQKQFGEQSQKGLESLLNPFKEQLEGLRKKVDDVYVADAKDRSALKTQIEQLHQLNQQMTAEAHALTTALRGEKKTQGNWGEMVLERVLERSGLRNGEEYVREQNLQDDNGKIYRPDVVVNLPEGKHIVIDSKVSLNAYTDYVNAATDEERTQASRRHCDAVRNHIRTLSDKAYQTLPDLNAPDFVFLFMPVEPAFMLAFQQDEQLFNDAFERRIVVVTPTTLLATLRTVASLWTLERRNRSTEKLAEQAAKVYDKLVSVVERFEKVGSQLNTVQKTYDDAWNAMKSGRGNLLSQSEKFLQLGVRVKKELARDLAEEALEQDGQLLPADNDH, from the coding sequence ATGGAACTGTCGTTACCGCTGCTGGCGCTGGCCATTGCATTACCTGGCCTGGCGTTGTTCAGCGCCGGATTTTTGTGGCAAAAAGCCGGCCGGCAGGCGCTGTTAAACCGCATTGAAGAACAGCAACAGCAATTTCAGCAGCAATTGCAGGAACAACAGCTGGAACAGGTGCGCCTGCAGGAACGTAATACCAACCTGCAGCAGCACAATGCGCAACAGCAGCAATGGCTGGAGCAGGCGCGTCATGATGCCGCCCAACAACAGGCGGAGTGGGGGCAGCAACTGCAAAATCTGCAGCGCCAGTTAGCCACCGAACGGGAAGCACGGCTGCAGGAACAAAAACACGCCGATGAAAAACTGGCACTGCTGGCGGAAAACAAAACCCAGCTGCTGCAGGAATTTGAAAACCTGTCGCAGAAAATATTCGAGCACAAACAAAAGCAATTTGGTGAACAAAGTCAGAAAGGGCTGGAATCCCTGTTAAATCCGTTTAAAGAACAACTCGAAGGGCTGCGCAAAAAAGTCGACGATGTGTATGTGGCCGATGCCAAAGACCGCAGCGCGCTGAAAACCCAGATTGAACAGCTGCATCAGCTTAACCAGCAGATGACCGCCGAGGCCCATGCTTTAACCACGGCCCTGCGCGGCGAGAAGAAAACCCAGGGTAACTGGGGTGAAATGGTGCTGGAGCGGGTGTTGGAACGCTCGGGTTTGCGCAACGGTGAAGAATATGTGCGCGAGCAAAACCTGCAGGATGATAACGGCAAAATTTATCGCCCCGATGTGGTGGTGAATTTGCCGGAAGGCAAACACATTGTGATCGATTCCAAGGTGTCGCTGAACGCCTATACCGATTATGTGAATGCGGCAACCGATGAAGAGCGCACGCAGGCCTCCCGCCGACATTGCGACGCGGTGCGCAACCATATCCGTACCCTCAGCGATAAAGCCTATCAGACACTGCCAGATCTGAATGCGCCGGATTTTGTGTTTTTATTTATGCCGGTCGAGCCGGCTTTTATGCTGGCGTTTCAGCAGGACGAGCAATTATTCAACGATGCCTTTGAACGCCGCATTGTGGTGGTCACGCCCACCACGTTGCTGGCGACGTTGCGCACCGTGGCCAGCCTGTGGACCTTAGAACGCCGCAACCGCAGCACCGAAAAACTGGCGGAGCAGGCCGCTAAGGTGTACGACAAACTGGTGTCGGTGGTGGAGCGTTTTGAAAAAGTCGGCAGCCAGCTAAATACCGTACAGAAAACCTACGACGACGCCTGGAATGCCATGAAATCCGGCCGTGGTAATTTACTCAGCCAGAGTGAAAAATTCCTGCAGTTGGGTGTGCGGGTGAAAAAAGAGCTGGCCCGTGATCTGGCTGAAGAAGCCTTGGAACAAGATGGCCAGTTGCTGCCCGCCGACAACGATCACTGA